From the genome of Manduca sexta isolate Smith_Timp_Sample1 chromosome 14, JHU_Msex_v1.0, whole genome shotgun sequence, one region includes:
- the LOC115439876 gene encoding ankyrin repeat and zinc finger domain-containing protein 1, which produces MATKSETVKTKTVRIYELDDFEKLLKGVKVAACMLTESHQVVDEASVLKRLNALTLNGAADGNCCSCCGVGPFETRAQQTAHYKHHWHTHNLKRKLFGKTALTLGQFNSRQDDSSVSGSDSDDEAQNSKKVPATDLFAAATRHCKSFFTNHAGQVFCLYRCILHHRKEELSTDGDGSAWIDRCQRLLIPGFQRWAILMVSGGHFAGAIFAGGTPVVHKTMHSYVTRRGQGQAQTGRDQHGNMPRSAGASLRRYNQAQFLEHVQDILSNWTEDFIGCGLIFYRAVGSLNQSALFGKNSPIKRDDSRVRALPFPTRKPTYREVQRVHETLASIEVYESLEQFQKALISITSKSALKTGSDPSTERAKKAPKNSPNKGIDRAKSRERARRELPIQVTSSEDEGPCFIDSETPVGWIKALSEQSNGITNSRKDLINDCAVSDHVVTSEGSESEREVIQEVKDQTKKKKKKDKRKDDEKPVKKGPQKIPANVKKMWKEISGKELNSLETIIESWEGSDFEMACNTQDPVDGNTALHKAAIAAKPDMVTQILSCGGDPCIKNHLLQTPYAAAPHHDTRIAFRLFQGQYPDKYNYAKSQIPGPITPELLEQEKEKKAQQKRAKRQREKEKQVEKIKTNKFLQLTDDQKVKSLEPRCFLCGGSLPKVPFEYESYRFCTVRCLQNHRNIRPLHMSA; this is translated from the exons ATGGCTACAAAATCGGAAACAGTAAAAACCAAGACCGTAAGAATATACGAATTGGATGATTTTGAAAAACTATTAAAAGGTGTAAAAGTGGCAGCATGCATGCTTACGGAGTCCCATCAAGTTG TGGACGAAGCAAGTGTATTAAAGCGTCTGAATGCATTGACTCTTAATGGGGCAGCAGATGGAAACTGCTGCTCGTGCTGTGGTGTTGGCCCATTTGAGACCAGAGCACAACAGACAGCCCACTATAAACACCACTGGCACACGCACAACCTCAAGAGGAAGCTGTTTGGCAAGACTGCTCTCACACTCGGCCAGTTTAATAGTAGACAAG ATGACTCAAGTGTGTCCGGCAGTGACTCAGACGACGAAGCGCAGAATAGCAAGAAGGTGCCAGCTACTGATCTGTTTGCGGCCGCCACTAGGCATTGCAAGTCTTTCTTCACAAATCACGCAGGGCAAGTGTTCTGCCTTTACAGGTGCATACTGCATCATCGGAAG GAGGAGTTATCAACAGATGGCGACGGTAGCGCGTGGATCGACCGTTGCCAGCGCCTCCTCATTCCTGGTTTTCAAAGATGGGCCATCCTCATGGTATCAGGGGGTCACTTTGCCGGTGCCATCTTCGCTGGGGGCACGCCTGTGGTGCACAAAACTATGCACTCGTACGTGACCCGCAGAGGTCAAGGTCAGGCGCAGACAGGTCGCGACCAGCACGGCAACATGCCAAGGTCAGCCGGTGCTAGCCTTAGGAGGTATAATCAGGCGCAGTTCTTGGAG caTGTTCAAGACATTCTGTCCAACTGGACTGAAGATTTCATTGGTTGTGGTTTAATTTTCTATCGAGCTGTGGGTTCGCTAAACCAGTCAGCATTGTTTGGTAAAAATTCGCCTATCAAGAGAGATGATTCTAGGGTCAGAGCGTTACCTTTCCCGACTAGAAAACCGACATATAGGGAGGTGCAGAGGGTCCACGAGACCTTGGCCAGCATTGAGGTTTATG AATCACTGGAACAGTTCCAAAAGGCGTTGATATCTATAACGTCGAAGTCTGCTCTTAAAACTGGTTCGGACCCGAGTACAGAGCGCGCTAAAAAGGCTCCGAAAAACAGTCCCAATAAAGGCATCGATAGGGCAAAATCGAG aGAACGCGCACGTCGCGAATTGCCAATACAAGTAACGTCGAGTGAAGACGAAGGCCCATGTTTTATCGACTCCGAAACACCAGTCGGTTGGATCAAGGCTCTGTCGGAACAGTCCAATGGAATAACTAACTCCAGAAAGGATTTGATCAACGATTGTGCTGTGAGTGATCATGTGGTTACTTCAGAAGGTTCAGAGAGTGAAAGAGAAGTTATACAGGAGGTAAAAGATCAAAcgaagaagaaaaagaaaaaagataagAGGAAAGATGACGAGAAACCAGTTAAAAAGGGACCACAGAAGATTCCGGCTAACGTTAAAAAG atgtGGAAAGAAATATCGGGCAAGGAGCTGAATTCATTAGAAACCATTATAGAGTCGTGGGAGGGTTCAGATTTCGAGATGGCTTGCAACACTCAGGATCCGGTTGATGGCAACACAGCTCTGCACAAAGCTGCCATCGCAGCCAAGCCTGACATGGTGAC ACAAATCCTGAGCTGTGGCGGCGACCCTTGCATCAAGAACCACCTTCTGCAAACGCCGTACGCGGCCGCACCGCACCACGACACGCGCATAGCATTCAGACTCTTCCAGGGACAGTATCCTGACAAATATAACTATGCTAAG tctCAAATTCCTGGTCCAATAACTCCAGAGCTGCTCGAACAAGAGAAAGAGAAGAAGGCTCAACAGAAACGCGCGAAACGACAGCGAGAGAAAGAGAAGCAGGTGGAGAAaattaaaacgaataaatttttaCAACTCACTGATGATCAAAAg GTGAAGTCTCTCGAACCTCGATGTTTCCTCTGCGGGGGCAGTCTGCCCAAAGTGCCGTTTGAGTACGAAAGTTACAGGTTTTGCACGGTGCGGTGTTTGCAGAACCACAGGAACATCCGGCCCTTGCACATGAGCGCGTGA